The Diorhabda carinulata isolate Delta chromosome 4, icDioCari1.1, whole genome shotgun sequence genomic interval TATgagaatatttcgatttttgttaaatattttcttaaaaatttctcTCCAATTTTCGAAATTCGTATTATGtgtgtataatatttttttttaaatttgtaaaccgaaataaaaaatttatgaactaAATTTGCCGCCCCTTAAAATTTGTCGTCCTAGGCTCCAGCCTACTCAGCCTGCTGGTAAATCCGCCACTGCTATTaaaacttcggtagtcttttatctgacgcaaataatcttgtcacCATCGAACAATCCTTGaagattcggttattgccatccgtttattcagttttttgtgtttaaacaTAAAAACTAATATAGATTCCGTTACGAAAAAGTTTTGCTGAGGAGATacgatttattttgtttagaaaTTCTTTGTATATGTATAGATTTTGAATATAACATACACAAATGATGAGAACTGAGgttagtttgaaaatttaataatagtcACATAGATATTctccttttaatttttgttcagagaaatataaaaaagtgagTAAATTAGTGACGCTAGTCactcaaaaaaataacattatcgAAAAAAcagatctttatttttaacattctaGTAACTAAAAAGAGGATATTAGTCAGTTTTTCCCACTTTCTGTGACGCACATAATGTATGCGCTTCCGTGGTATCTGACGTTTCGTAATACATgcttgaaaatttataaataactcAAAAGTGGTGTTCAAAATTTCACAAGTTGAATATTGAAAGGTATGCAAACTGACACAGTATACTTCTCGTTTGTGGATATGTTAGGTTAAGTGCGACAAGCTTGTTACATGGAAACATTAACGGATCTGTTCACGAGGTGTTAATGAAGCATTTCTAATAAACTCTCAGCTATGCTGCCAGGTTGGCTGACAAGGTATTtgttttcaacatatttttggaAGTAATCGCACACAAAATAATGTCCACCCCTCCAGATTTTTGTGATCGATTTaacaaatgaaagaaaaacgttacaatacaCTACTCGACATATTTAATTCCAAAATATGTCTGTGATTCGTGAAGTTGTATGACGTAACTCAACAGTTTTTGTCTTAGGAAATATTATCGATTCTTGAATATGTGATTCCCcggaatacatttttttatcataaaaaatacacACACGATAGAATAATAACAATAGTTAACCTAAGGATTCTAAGTATCCTGAGATGGAATTTTCGATTTAATACATTTGTTCCAAGAACAACGATGATCTTTTGTAGTGCTTTGTATAAATGTTACTTTATTATTGCAACAAAGTATGTTTGATTCAATTATTGAGGAGATTATCCATACTAATCCGATATTTTTACTCACTCAGTTTTGTTATGCAGAtacaaattattggaaaatgatATATGAGAAAGCTAATTTTTGACCTAACTGAAAATATAACcgaattgttttaataaagactATTTTTCATAAGATTAGGCTTGGAAAATAACTTTTCGATACAATACAACTTAGAgaagtgaaattttaaaaaaattaaacttataaaACCAAAGTTTTGATATGATTGAACCTAGACAAGGTGATGTTTAACCAAATTGACTtagaaaagaatatttttcaacaaattaagcttataaaagcaatttttcatacaattaaACTCAGAGAAgtgaaattttcagaaaattatataacaaaagttataaaatcaaattgttgtgaaaattgAACCTGGAGAAGTTGATGTTTGCCAGAATTAACAtagaaaagacaatttttaacaaatgaaTCTTAGTAAAGCaatataaaagagaattttAATGACCGATTTGACATAGAAAAGgctatttttgaacaaaataagcgtggaaaagtcaattttccGCAAAATTAATCTTGGGAAAGTGAAAGTTTTACTAAACAGTATTTTTGGACAAAGTAAACGGTTATAACCCAATTTacataaatacaattatttgaGCTTGGAGAAGTAAAGAAGGTTAACCTTAGTAACGAATTTTTTACTAAAGTCATAAAAGCGTATTTTTGATCAAACTAAATTTGGTAAATCGAATTTTGGATTAAATTGAAcctagaaaatataattttccacAATATTAAACTTAGAGAagcagattttttatttaatataacttACGATACCGCATGTTTGACACAACCAACTTACCAAATCCAATTAAAATAACAAACGATAATTTTTGACAGAATTAAAGTTACGGAGAGCaagttttgaataaatgtttaaccaaataaaacttttaaaagcCAATTTTGCCTTTGAAAAACCAATGTTTACCAAATCAACTTTTTCTGGACAACACTTAAAAAAGTTACTGTCAGACTAAATTCAATTAAGAGCCAGTTTTTGCCCAAGTTAAAGTTGAAAAGGAAAAGTTTAGAGCAAATTGAACTTAGAAAAGTAATTTGTCTTCAAGTTCTCTTGAAAtgaatccaaatttttcaagCTCAACTTGAAAGGgtcaatttttgaacaaatgaattttgaaacagatattttgaataaattcaaccTAGACAAACCAGTTTCAGAAATACGCGTAGGAGTATTATATCTGCAAGACTACTTACGTCTTTagataattacaaatataatttcagaATTTGAACGATCAACACCAGACTATCGATTAAAcatcattttaaaaatagagtATGTGTACAGGTTCttcaaatataaaagtaaacacaatttgtatattatacattcagtaattttagattttatcttttcaaattcatcaattaaatattagcatattgaatattattttgaaagttaattttaattaactttttGATTTCGTATAGTTTAATATATCACCAAATATTGTATACAACTGTATAGTACTTTCTCTTAATAGCCTCAATAAATATTGAGTTGAAAAccaaattcatataaaatcaaGAGAATCATTTGATCTCCGAAGATTGTTTCTATCATCATaatcaacaatttattcaatccTACCCAATTAAGGTTATAATGCTGATATATTTTGCTTCATTTATTGAGGGAAATGGTGCCTTGCTTTAATTTGGGGATATCAACTATCCTCATTATATTTTGCCACTCTGCTCTGTTTGCTTCAGAAGCAAATGGGATCAAAACACCATTCTAGAAATAACCAAGTTTTCGTCTCCAAAGGCTGAAGGTAAATCATCATAATAAGAAGACGATAACTCATCTTATCCGATAGCCAAACAGCTAATAGAGCTCTAAGCTTCAATATCATAAGATCCAAGTAATATAAACTAGGTAAGAAGAATAAAGTTACCCTCCAATGGGTACAGGAGGAACACAGCAGTGGAGGGGAATGAAATAACTGACTTGCTAAAGTAGGATCAAATAAACTATTCATATGCCCTAACTCTTTTGCGAAATTAGCTACAGAATAATAGAGAAAACACAGTAAAATAAGTTGGATAGGGATGAAACCAGCTACTGGAACAATTTATAGGGGTTGAGACAGATGAAGATACTCCTCGGAGATTATAACAAGGAAAGATTTGTTGAATGTACAAACCTAGAcaaaaataatctataaatacGAAGATCTCTGGAAGCTAGAGCCATTCCACATTCTTAACTTTCTAAGAGTGGGATgaatagatcagctgtaaacactgagtATGAGTATGAGAGAAAGTGTTAATAACAGATCCTTAGAAACGCAGTGAACATGTCAACCTAATTACAAACATACCTACACAAAAATACAAATGTCATGTAAATATTGAAAGGTAACCTATACACCTGGCGTTAtgacaaaatcaaaaaatcgaGCCAAgagaatttaaattattttctggtCGAATTCAACGCAGCTGGCACGTATATAAATCGCAAAATCAATTGACTTGGATTTAAAACAGACATTCACATTACAATCTATGTTTACGTGATTATCTAGCGAAAACACAAACCAGTGGTTCCAATTAACAAAGTTCAGATACCTCGTTTGTTATTGTAAAACTCGTAGATCATTGAATCTTTCAAcaagtttaataaaatgatgCCCTATATCATGGGTGGGCAAATACTTTTAAACGCGGAtcaaaatggaattttaaaaatgtctcaCGGGCCGGAGGACCATACACGCAAATGTTTTGAGTTAAGTTTTCTTCCCCGTTCAAGATATGTTTCTGATAATAACATTATAAGTAAGCTTTTGAACAGAGAAATTTGACAGTTAATAAGATATacttaatagtaataataaattgttttgttgaACAAAGTACATGCTTCTTCATGACATTTGAAGTCTATCGCCAACCTACCCTCATTAGAATTTCTATCCTCTCTCTTTCGGTTAAAGAaaccataataataaaattggtatGATGCTAATTATATGGCTGACACTGACAAACAGCGCAAAAAGGCCTATAGCTTCAGAGCTCTCTTTATATTGTTAGCTCGATCTTCTTTTATAAATGTCTCCATTTGATCCAGTTCTGTGCCTCTTTCTTTACCAAACCTGTTTATATCTATTTTCACCTCTTCTTCTTGGTTTTCCTTTTCTTATTTTCTCCCTTCACtttttcggaaaaatcattCATTCGAGAAATGTTCAAGTGGCAGCTGTGGTTGAAATTTGCTCTTCCGTTTATTATACTGCGATCTGAGGAATTCGAAAATTTCTATCGAATGTCATGGTGTgattttatatttctgttttccaaaataaagcCATTCATTCTTAAACAAAGAATACATTTGAAAGAAACAAACTGAACTGAGTCAGAAGTTTTGTGTTCAACCTTCTTTTCACTTTAAGTCCTTCGACTCGGGCACAAAAACTGAGAATGATGGGAAATTGAGTGAGGCGATATAGCAAAACTTATTCGGTCAACCTTGATCAACTTTGCGAGGAGTGTCATGGACGCTTAAAGCTATATAGTATTCATTTCAATATGCTATTCAACttcattttattctatataaaaattgttagcGTGATTCTAAGATCActacaaattataataaaacataatagTACTTAAAATGTTTGTAGAAATTTGATGAGACTTTTGTTTCAGGAAAAACCTGGTTAACCAGGAAGCTAAATTTCAAAGTAAACTCAACGAACTTACGAAAGAACTATCCATCAGAGATGCAGAAGCGAATAAACTTAGATTTCAAATGGAAGAACTACAACGAGATGCTTTCGCTAAATCAGCTGGAATGGACAGTGAGTATAATAGTCATTTTATGCATGTTTTATCatgaattcaaattaggaatcgAAGAGGGATAGAAGATAAAACATCTTGTACATAGACGGAATCATAGTGGACAAAAATCGCCAACCTTTTctgaaagagaaaaaaagatatttttactatttccCGCTGCTATATTAGTAggcaaaatatttgttaatggttaaatatttttcacaaaattaactactatccattgaaaatttgtttctagGATTGGAATCGGAACTAAAAGAGGCCCAAAAAGAGTGTGAATCTATTGGAAGGACTATACGAACGTTAGAGAATGACCTCGAAAATCAAAAAAAGCGAAATATCCTATTAAATAgagaattagaagaaaaaacaggcaagtaaaattatgaatacGAAAGTTGTCTGAGAAGTTACCTACCTAACACAGAAACAAGATATTCTAAACTCCTTTCATGTCTATATACTTAGTCCATCGATGCTGTAACTTTGTTaacatttccaaataatagttgctatctttctcctcaaaataagCGTTCACGTATGGAGTAAAGTCCCCGTCTGATGACAATCTCTTTTGAATCAttagggttaggttaggttaggaaacgAAAAAGGCACTTggggccaaatctggtgagtacgtcGGGtaataaaccaatttttgaattttgtccATGGCGTGAAAAGATGCGTTGTCCTGGTGGAAAAGCACCTTTTTTGCAACTTTTTTCTCTACCTTAACAAGCAATGATACTTTTTTAGAACAGTCGAACACAATGCCATACCTATCTCAAGAAACGATCCGGCcggaaaagtgattttttggAACAGATTCGCCCTTTGCAATCaactgttttaaatatttttttcatttcacaacTGAAGTGGAGGATCCAGGTCTTATCTGCAGTtattaatcacaaaaaaaatgcaACTCGTTGCTTAACTGTGTGTAAATGAAGCCTGGgaaggtttggttaggttaggttaggttaggcaaCTTCGATCTTAATTAATCGTGGTTTACTCGGATCCCCGAGGCCCATTATGCCACCCTTTATTTTCCACGATTTGGGAACTTACTTAACCTccctcttttttctttttatcgcttatttttaatcatttctatcccaaaataaagttttttacttTTCCTATTTCCAATTCTGCTATTTTTACAATGCGATCTATTGTGTTGCCTCCAAACATTTGCCGTCGTTTTTCCATTAAGGCATGGCACCGGCAGAGCAGTTGCTTGATCGTCTCTTTTTCTCTGATACACTCTATGAAATAGTTGTCCGTTTTCACTCCCCATTTCTGAAGTTTTATGTAATATCCAGTGATCGCTCCAATGATCTTTTGTAttaattgttttatcttttttgttttctctttatttatCATTGGCCAAATTGCTTTGAATATCGTGCAATCACTTCTGTTTGACCATATAACCTGATGTTTGTCTCTATTTCTTGTGTCATTAGCAAACAATTCCATCGGTATTAGCACTGTTATTGTCTCTTTTCTGGCATTCTCTCCACTCGTCTCACCTTTAGGGTGCCCATCTCCCTTAGAATTCCACTTTATTCTGCAGAGGCTTACTCCAGTGTCACGAATCAAGAAGAGTGCCTCGCGATAGCTCAATAACACTTAGGATTTTTTAATGCTGTGGGTGTAGATTATAGCAATATTTGATTCACCACTTTCCCTTACGAATAAGCCTAAGATATATTCATTCTTCCACTTGCGGAGGCGTATTGccttttgaaaacaaatatttaatgacagctcTATACTCATTTTCAACTATTTAAGTTCTATCGTATTTTTGGATGCAGTTCTTtggtttgaaatattatttatttttcacaattttaataCATGTTAACATTGATTTTCATTACTCTTTGTTTTTTAGAATCTTTCAGCGTCTCAGAAAAAGACTATAAATCTAAAATAGAATACCTCGAAAATGTAATAGCGGAACTACGTCAAAGAATCGAAAATTTAGAACAACAAATTAAATCTTTACAAGAAGAAAAACTGCAACTATCAAAACGACAAGAAGAAATATTACTTGAAAGGGgggaagaaacagaaaaaatagtaaaaacattGGAACAAACACAAAAGCAGAAGGAACAgctagaagaaaaatggaaaaaagactttgaaaatttgagaacCGTGAACATATTACGAGAACAAGAATTGTTGAATGATTTCGAATGGAAATTGAGAGATGTAGAACAGACgtgtaagaaaaaaatagacGAAAAAGAAGAGATTTTGCAAATATCATTGGAACATTCGCGAAATAAAGAGAAAGAAGCTGAAGAATTATCACTTAAGGTTCGTTAATTAAACCTTTATGCTATTATATGTTTGCAATTGAACAAGTTATAGTCGGTAGCCTGAAATTTGACAGGTcctttttttcattcttattaCTCTCTACAACTACCTTCCTATTCTTTCCATCAGTTCATCAACGCTAGACTTATAGACTATAAACGatttttaagacaaaatatatttttcgatagttttcaaatttgagCTCTGTTGATAGTAACATACTCAATAGAAAAATAAGGTGGTTCCACTTTTtggtttcaataaaattaattctttaTTTTAGATGGAAAGTCTTAAATTATTAGAAGAGGAGGTGAATGAACTGAAAGAGAAAACGACTGACcaaagtaaaataatgaaaaatatgcaTGATGAGCACGAACAAATGCGagaaaatgaggaaaatttaaaatcagaagtgaaaaaattaagaaacttgATAAATTTAGAAAAGGAAAATCTTCAACATATGCAACGAATGCAccaacaagaaattttagataaagaaAGGAAGTTACAACAAACATTAAACGAAAAGAAGATCGAAATTGCGACATATTgggaagaaaaattattaaacgaaATATCCAGACTGAAAGACGAGCTAGAACAAGTTTATACCGAAGAGAAGTATACTGCTATAGAATCGGTTAAAAGAAATAAGGATGCTGACTTCAGAAAAGCGCAGGAACAGTGGAAACAAAAGTATCAAGAGTATGTGAACGAGGTGAGTTGttcattttaattctaattaacaaatatttccaGGCAATTTTCCTCCAATTGAGATATTCGATTGAAAatacttcaataaaaatatatgtctaTTTAATGTGAACATCAGATATCAAAAATTAGCAGTCGTATAGGAGATTTGTCAAGAAACGTGATTTCTTATAATCACAAGTACTATCATTGGTTTCTTTTTGCTTACCTAtgaggaaaatggaaaattcctATAAGCAAAAACTAGAAAACAACGTGAGAAAAATAGTACTTTCCACTCTAGGGTACCAAATTTTctgaattttgttttatatgaaaaaatgatgaattagtAATGCAAGATCTCAAAGATACTGTCTTCACAAACTTTACATACATATCCCATTCTTTTTCTGTTATGTAGATGACTACATTACTGCTGTACTAATGATATTCAATTCTCAAATCTCATATGTCATCTTATATAAATTAACCATATTACAAAACCAGGATGGTATacaaaaccaacttggtcctcgaTATATTCGAACTTCAATTCACGTCATCCTATCTCATAAAAAAGATCAGTTGTTTCACTGATAAAACTATCcaattatcatgaaaaaaacTGCATTAAGAGTATATATAGTTATTATCCTTTAGTAAATGATAAATAACGTATTCAGAGATGATTAAACAAATACCCTTTTTATTACTATAATATTATTAACCAGAATTTCAtcaacaactttcaaattatattactAAATATGTCATGAAGGCTAATAATTGTACGTCCAAACTAGCGTGGAGAGTATGAACAAACTTTGAAAGCACTAGCTAgcaaaaacgaaataaataaccATAATGTTGTAACTACTAGATCAACAGAACAGAAAATAGTTTGTCTTGCCAAAAAAAGGGCAACGACTCCAAATTTTAGACTTTAGCTCTATTGTACCTCATAATACCTCACATCAACAATGGACTAAATGGACGGCGAATAAACAATCCAGTACTTAGATAATCCAAAAGATTTATAACCATATCAGGTAAGAAGTCTGCGGAACTTATCCGGATGTCCAGAAATGGCTTTGAACTGGTGGTCGGTGTTTCGACAAGACACTACCCTACCAAATAGCACCTTAAGACGATAGGTATGGAAGGATCTACCATTACAGACTATGCGAGTAAGTCATAAAGACATACCTTCCTTTGGGAGGAATGtttgtattttggaagcagGACAATGAGATATGAAATGACTCCTCAAACAATCTAATCTAGAACACCTGAAAACAATAAGCCAAGAAGTTCCTTGTAATAATTGTGAAgttgtttacataggacagatatgtgaatatttagaaaataaaccaaaaaaactataatacgGAAAAACAACAAAACTGCGTCAGCAAACCATAAAGTGtcaaaaaacatacatttaattttgaaaatcaaaaattgaaacgaagttgaatataatataatgaacTTTTAGAAACGGTTCACATACTTAGAAACGAGaaagaaactgtaaaaaaaCCTTAAAAATTTGAGCATAACttagatataatttcatttcataaatttaagtATAAccgaataatttgatttaagggTTGCTTCTTTTTTGTGATATGACAACTAAGgataaaatatcgaaaaacttCTGCTGGAGTTTTTTGACCGTATTACTAAATTAAACTGAAAGTTATCAAGAGAcatgaattgaattaaatataccTCACTACGCGACGGTTGCCAAAAACCAGACAAAAAATATAGTGTTAGTGTTAATGTTTTTTGATACACCGCCAATTGTTATATATTGTGactaaaatagtgaaacaatACAATTGTGTCTTTTGcttgaaatgaataataatacatAGTTGCCAATTTGTACTTAGTCTCTGATTTCCAAACAagacgtagaaaaaaaaaacaaaataaaacgaattCAGATTAACAATCaaagaaatgatttttatataaaagtccAACTTTCAATTAATTATAGATAAGATCAAAAACAACTCGAATCTGGTTTATTGAGATTTATTTGATTCATCAATTATTTCGCTACATTTCGTATAATATGGTTCTGTTAATATTTCTAAGGTTGGTCATCATCCGATTCAACAGAGTAGCCCCTTTCCTGTCACTAATACATTACTTCGTTCAGTTTCCGATCAACAGTGAACGTGATCCGGACTACTTTCCGAACATAGATAATGATCTAGTTATTCTGATCCGAAAATctcttattatatataaattagtaaATATATGATTACCAAGGTATCCAAAAGAACGCGCAATATATGTGTACGTAAACTGTTAGTAGAAAAGAATGTATGAAATTGATGTTTACTAATGATCAGTGTTATCGGGAGAAAGGTCAAGTCGATAGACTGTAATcgtattatgaataattaacaGATAACTTGGTTCTTAATGACATATTTATATGATTACTTGACATCACTcatcaaaatttgaagtttcttTATTAGCCGAAAAGAAAAATGCAATAagttaataatatcaatatgttAATCGTACATAAAACAACACAGCTGCTCCAAATATCATCGGAAGATACTTAGTGAAATAATGTACATTCCTCAAGTGGCGCTGAGCGCTTCCAGGCTATGTGGAATGATGGTAAAATTTCATCTATACACACATTCAGATAATTATTAATACGTTTTTAATAGTGAACTTCTATTCTTATAGCTTCCAGTTAAAATTGTAGCTGTTAGTGATACGAAATTATcaatagtaaattatttttaaggttACGTTTACTATGTAACGATTCTCGAAGACAGCCGTTTTACGTATTTGCAAAATTGGCAGCTAAGATAAGCCATTTActaatgtaaatttatttacgGAAAACGATTCTTAAATATTGGCAATCAAAATCTCacctaaaattgaaatttttccatctgattttgcaaattttttattgatgaatCAGGTGCAATTGTTGCTGAGTAACAAGAGACAGAACAGATTT includes:
- the LOC130893545 gene encoding golgin subfamily A member 6-like protein 25 isoform X5, producing MLPGWLTRKNLVNQEAKFQSKLNELTKELSIRDAEANKLRFQMEELQRDAFAKSAGMDRLESELKEAQKECESIGRTIRTLENDLENQKKRNILLNRELEEKTESFSVSEKDYKSKIEYLENVIAELRQRIENLEQQIKSLQEEKLQLSKRQEEILLERGEETEKIVKTLEQTQKQKEQLEEKWKKDFENLRTVNILREQELLNDFEWKLRDVEQTCKKKIDEKEEILQISLEHSRNKEKEAEELSLKMESLKLLEEEVNELKEKTTDQSKIMKNMHDEHEQMRENEENLKSEVKKLRNLINLEKENLQHMQRMHQQEILDKERKLQQTLNEKKIEIATYWEEKLLNEISRLKDELEQVYTEEKYTAIESVKRNKDADFRKAQEQWKQKYQEYVNEVHTLKNALEEKDKYYKEEIVKQQSITDQDIFELRRLMDKLDMSHHDKYEKLVLQHETEIEKLRAEHEENIENRDKYWQSEIDILNSTIANMKLQMENETQEKLQILIQNHQGELEQWENLIQQKKEAIQFLEEKYIAKCVQLEEQLNVLQKSHSAREVELLKTVDSLKNEIQSKESIIQDMQSNMDMLEGGIQVLNKELAEQSELMAKEKKESEQKLRNILSKISKIQSENEKEQETYRLKFINSQKQYQQTIDHMQRKYQCLTKLFEEVRQRYERRESKQEDLNIIADLKQIITEQEKDLNCLNEEKRYFQMKLIALENSLDQKCSSEDESLKDETISDSNSTAMPNQSTNTLNSNLTETKNGDIISVCVPLALPDLNQQPTYLSIPPTIEECDE